A DNA window from Trichosurus vulpecula isolate mTriVul1 chromosome 2, mTriVul1.pri, whole genome shotgun sequence contains the following coding sequences:
- the GUCA2A gene encoding guanylin: MNILLLSALCLCGLATLVGSVTVQDGDFFYPLESVKKLKDLQESGMKTQKAQGYGVYLCDHPDFPKDLESMCTRSDAAQAFQRIGAIAVDSHTCEICAFAACAGC, encoded by the exons ATGaacatcctcctcctctctgctctgTGCCTCTGTGGTCTGGCCACTCTGGTTGGCAGTGTCACAGTCCAG GACGGGGACTTCTTCTACCCCCTGGAGTCTGTGAAGAAACTCAAGGACCTGCAGGAGAGCGGGATGAAGACCCAGAAGGCCCAGGGCTATGGGGTCTACTTGTGCGACCACCCGGATTTTCCCAAGGACTTGGAATCCATGTGCACCCGATCTGATGCTGCACAGGCTTTCCAGAGGATCG GAGCCATAGCGGTGGACTCGCACACTTGTGAGATCTGTGCCTTCGCCGCCTGTGCGGGCTGTTAG